The following proteins come from a genomic window of Leptospira neocaledonica:
- a CDS encoding fumarate reductase/succinate dehydrogenase flavoprotein subunit, translating into MSLDSKIPSGPLEKKWDDYKSHIKLVNPANKRKYTVIVIGTGLAGGSASATLAELGYNVKTFCFQDSPRRAHSIAAQGGINAAKNYQNDGDSVYRLFYDTIKGGDFRAREANVYRLAQVSTNIIDQCVAQGVPFAREYGGHLDNRSFGGAQVSRTFYAKGQTGQQLLLGAYSALSRQIGLGNVKMYPRTEMLDLVVIDGHAKGVVIRDLVTGQVTVHSADAVVLASGGYGNVFYLSTNAKGSNVTATFRAYKKGAFFANPCYTQIHPTCIPVSGDHQSKLTLMSESLRNDGRIWVPKKQGDTRNPADIPESERDYYLERKYPSYGNLCPRDIASRSAKEVCDAGFGVGPGGQGVYLDFSSAINRLGEHTIAERYGNLFQMYEQITGENPYKVPMRIYPAVHYTMGGLWVDYNLMSNLPGLFVIGEANFSDHGANRLGASALMQGLADGYFVLPYTIGNYLAEVGFGKTPSTDHAEFKKAETDANTQLNKFLSIKGKRTVDSFHKELGKIMWNNCGMARTDKSLKEALVKIPEIREEFWKNVNVPGSGADLNQSLEKAGRVADFLEFGELLCLDALTREESCGGHFRSEHQMDDGEAKRDDEKFCHATAWEWKGVGAKPTEHREKLEFENIKLATRSYK; encoded by the coding sequence ATGAGTTTAGACTCCAAAATCCCATCGGGTCCCTTGGAAAAAAAATGGGACGATTATAAATCCCATATCAAATTAGTGAACCCGGCTAATAAAAGAAAATATACAGTTATCGTGATCGGTACTGGACTCGCTGGGGGTTCCGCTTCTGCGACCTTGGCAGAGCTTGGATATAATGTTAAAACATTCTGCTTCCAAGATAGCCCGCGTAGAGCTCACTCCATCGCAGCTCAGGGTGGTATTAACGCAGCTAAGAACTACCAGAACGACGGTGACTCAGTTTATCGTTTATTCTATGATACGATCAAAGGTGGGGACTTTAGAGCAAGAGAAGCTAACGTATATCGTCTAGCTCAAGTTTCTACAAACATCATTGACCAATGTGTGGCTCAGGGTGTTCCATTTGCGAGAGAATACGGCGGACATTTGGACAACCGATCCTTTGGTGGTGCCCAAGTATCCCGTACATTCTATGCGAAAGGTCAAACTGGACAGCAGCTTCTATTAGGAGCGTATTCAGCACTTTCTAGACAGATCGGTTTAGGAAATGTGAAGATGTATCCTAGAACCGAAATGTTGGACTTAGTCGTGATCGACGGTCATGCAAAAGGTGTGGTGATCCGCGACTTAGTAACCGGCCAAGTAACAGTTCATTCTGCAGATGCAGTGGTTCTTGCTTCCGGAGGATATGGTAACGTATTCTATCTTTCTACAAACGCGAAAGGCTCTAACGTTACAGCAACATTCCGCGCATACAAAAAAGGTGCCTTCTTCGCTAACCCTTGTTACACTCAGATCCACCCTACTTGTATCCCGGTTTCAGGAGACCATCAGTCCAAATTAACTTTGATGTCTGAGTCTCTTCGAAATGACGGACGTATTTGGGTCCCTAAAAAACAGGGAGATACCCGTAACCCTGCGGATATCCCTGAGAGCGAAAGAGATTATTACTTAGAAAGAAAATACCCAAGTTATGGAAACCTTTGTCCTCGTGATATCGCATCCCGTTCTGCAAAAGAAGTTTGTGATGCAGGATTCGGTGTAGGACCAGGTGGCCAAGGTGTGTATCTGGACTTCTCTTCTGCGATCAATCGTTTGGGAGAACATACAATCGCGGAAAGATACGGTAACCTCTTCCAGATGTATGAGCAGATCACTGGAGAAAATCCTTATAAAGTTCCAATGAGAATTTACCCTGCTGTTCACTATACAATGGGCGGACTCTGGGTGGATTATAACCTAATGAGCAATCTTCCAGGTTTATTCGTGATTGGTGAGGCAAACTTCTCAGATCACGGAGCAAACAGGCTCGGAGCTTCTGCACTGATGCAAGGTCTTGCTGATGGATATTTCGTTCTTCCTTACACTATCGGAAATTATCTGGCAGAAGTAGGATTCGGAAAAACTCCTTCTACAGATCATGCCGAATTCAAAAAAGCAGAGACTGACGCAAATACTCAACTCAATAAATTCCTTTCCATCAAAGGTAAGAGAACTGTTGATTCTTTCCATAAAGAACTCGGAAAGATTATGTGGAATAATTGCGGAATGGCAAGGACCGATAAAAGTTTAAAAGAAGCTCTCGTGAAAATTCCTGAGATCAGAGAAGAATTCTGGAAAAATGTAAACGTTCCTGGTTCCGGTGCTGACCTAAATCAATCCTTGGAAAAAGCAGGAAGAGTTGCCGACTTCTTAGAGTTCGGAGAACTTCTCTGCTTAGATGCTCTTACAAGAGAAGAATCTTGTGGAGGACATTTCCGTTCAGAACACCAGATGGACGACGGAGAGGCGAAACGGGACGACGAAAAATTCTGTCATGCCACCGCTTGGGAATGGAAAGGTGTGGGAGCAAAACCTACAGAGCACAGAGAAAAACTGGAATTCGAGAATATTAAACTCGCAACGAGGAGCTACAAATAA
- a CDS encoding succinate dehydrogenase cytochrome b subunit — MDFQAGYLRSSIGRKTIVAITGIILFGFVFVHMLGNLQIFQEPDKINTYAEFLHNLGGLLWLARGILLVAFALHVYYALKLSLENKKARPVGYVKESTIQATLSSRYMALTGSVLLAFVIYHLLHFTIGKIQPENFALQETIGDKQRHDVYSMVIFGFKNVYVSISYIVAMTLLAFHLRHGVASVFQTLGFNTTFWAPKTNAFAILYALTIFIGNVSMPVAILLNFVKVPGAQ, encoded by the coding sequence ATGGATTTTCAAGCTGGATATCTAAGGTCGTCCATCGGTAGAAAGACTATCGTTGCGATTACCGGAATCATTCTCTTCGGCTTTGTGTTTGTACACATGCTGGGGAACCTCCAGATCTTCCAAGAACCGGATAAGATTAACACTTACGCTGAGTTCCTACACAATTTAGGCGGACTTTTATGGCTAGCCCGCGGAATTCTTTTAGTAGCGTTCGCATTACACGTTTACTACGCCCTCAAATTGTCTCTTGAAAACAAGAAGGCAAGACCGGTTGGCTACGTAAAAGAAAGTACGATCCAAGCTACTCTGTCTTCGCGATATATGGCTTTGACTGGTTCCGTATTATTAGCTTTTGTAATATACCATCTGCTTCATTTTACGATCGGTAAGATCCAGCCTGAAAACTTCGCACTCCAAGAAACCATTGGGGATAAACAAAGACATGATGTTTACTCTATGGTAATCTTTGGATTTAAGAACGTTTATGTTTCAATTTCCTATATAGTAGCGATGACATTGCTTGCGTTTCACCTTCGTCACGGAGTTGCGAGTGTTTTCCAAACTTTAGGTTTTAACACCACTTTCTGGGCGCCTAAGACGAACGCATTTGCGATCCTCTACGCTTTGACCATCTTCATCGGCAATGTTTCCATGCCGGTTGCTATTCTTCTCAACTTCGTGAAAGTTCCAGGAGCGCAATAA
- a CDS encoding succinate dehydrogenase/fumarate reductase iron-sulfur subunit encodes MDLKLKVWRQKNAKEKGKIVNYDAKGISPDMSFLEMLDVVNEDLIVKGDDPIAFEHDCREGICGSCNIMINGEAHGPLPGVTTCQLHMRTFKDGDTIFLEPWRAKAFPVLKDLVVDRSGFDRIIQAGGFVSINTGGAPDANALPIPKKDADVAMDAATCIGCGACVASCKNASAMLFVSAKVSHLALLPQGQVEKKERVKNMVNAMDKEGFGNCTNQYECEAACPKDIKRDFIRVLNKEFILS; translated from the coding sequence ATGGACCTCAAACTAAAAGTCTGGAGACAAAAAAACGCAAAAGAGAAAGGCAAAATCGTAAATTACGATGCCAAAGGGATTTCTCCCGATATGTCTTTCTTGGAAATGTTGGACGTAGTTAACGAGGACTTGATCGTAAAAGGAGATGATCCGATTGCGTTCGAGCACGATTGTAGAGAAGGTATTTGCGGTTCTTGTAATATTATGATCAACGGAGAGGCTCACGGCCCTCTTCCTGGTGTAACCACCTGCCAACTTCATATGAGAACTTTCAAAGATGGAGATACGATCTTTCTCGAACCATGGAGAGCAAAAGCTTTCCCTGTATTAAAGGACTTAGTTGTCGATCGAAGCGGTTTTGATAGAATCATCCAAGCTGGAGGATTCGTTAGTATTAATACAGGAGGAGCGCCTGACGCAAACGCATTACCGATTCCTAAAAAGGATGCGGACGTTGCAATGGATGCGGCAACCTGTATCGGTTGCGGTGCTTGTGTAGCTTCTTGTAAAAATGCTTCAGCTATGTTATTCGTTTCTGCAAAAGTTTCTCACCTTGCGCTACTTCCACAAGGCCAAGTAGAGAAAAAAGAACGTGTGAAAAACATGGTAAACGCAATGGACAAAGAAGGTTTCGGAAATTGTACAAACCAGTACGAATGCGAAGCTGCTTGTCCGAAAGACATCAAACGGGATTTCATCCGAGTTCTAAACAAAGAATTTATTCTTTCTTAA
- a CDS encoding 1-aminocyclopropane-1-carboxylate deaminase, with protein MKDSVLRPRRTGVDSVLKVHSSELFIKREDRIFFSQGTKIRKLLGIYKNLESKLRSGEIQKVILQGNLHSNAILAGSLFFKFVEVPTKILGYSRDPKLITPASIISKRFSEMELYPTRKEWGEVVEDTTKSLPPNEVLIPEYLFTTSALQGLMSLWEEIDPMKYDRIILDVGSGLTWISSILWGKLPMTGICLGMEKEKFIPWIKLRLSSLRLPNIDLPWESLIDPREKIEGDFSYGKKGNIWLEKSSEYQKRFGIYLEPIYAAKSISMIESMMKKRELEGRILYIYQGGILQGGVSSIL; from the coding sequence CGTCCCCGCAGAACCGGAGTAGATTCCGTTCTCAAAGTTCATTCTTCCGAACTATTTATCAAAAGAGAAGACCGGATTTTTTTCTCCCAAGGGACAAAGATTCGCAAATTACTCGGGATTTATAAAAACTTAGAATCTAAACTCCGATCCGGCGAAATCCAGAAGGTCATTTTACAAGGGAATTTGCATTCGAATGCGATCTTAGCTGGAAGTTTGTTCTTTAAGTTTGTCGAAGTGCCTACAAAAATCCTGGGATATTCCAGGGATCCAAAGTTAATTACTCCTGCTTCTATCATTTCCAAACGATTTTCAGAGATGGAATTGTATCCGACAAGGAAGGAATGGGGAGAAGTTGTCGAAGATACTACAAAATCCCTACCTCCCAACGAAGTTCTAATTCCGGAATATTTATTCACAACCTCTGCATTACAAGGTCTCATGTCTCTCTGGGAGGAAATAGATCCAATGAAATACGATCGGATCATTTTAGACGTGGGTTCCGGGCTTACTTGGATTTCTTCGATTCTTTGGGGGAAACTTCCAATGACTGGAATTTGTCTCGGAATGGAAAAGGAGAAGTTTATACCTTGGATAAAATTGCGTCTGTCGTCACTTCGACTTCCCAATATCGACCTCCCATGGGAAAGCCTAATCGATCCGAGGGAAAAAATAGAAGGAGATTTCTCCTACGGAAAAAAAGGGAATATCTGGCTGGAAAAATCTAGCGAATATCAAAAGCGATTCGGAATTTATTTAGAGCCTATCTATGCTGCTAAATCTATTAGCATGATTGAATCTATGATGAAAAAAAGAGAATTAGAAGGAAGGATTTTATATATTTATCAAGGTGGAATTCTACAAGGAGGGGTTTCTTCTATTCTTTAA
- a CDS encoding aldo/keto reductase, giving the protein MISKDPFQSLYREPLHEGRKEKFSPGKKGEGLGYFLFRELRLSRIAFGGYRIGLEDPEHKEALQLALYSGVNVIDVSANYGDGEAESLVGKVLDENIKKRQLNRKEIFLVTKAGYIQGRNMKLVETKEKEKDPFPEITYYQPGCYHCISPEFLEDQLERSRKRLGLSTIDAFLLHNPEYFLSHSEKKGIPKEEAQAEYYRRIKEAFQFLEKARKEGKIQFYGISSNTFPLPEEEYTHTSLSKCLQIAEKIAGKENGFAVVQFPGNWYEDGFLRNRSEGQSILEICRHFDLLPLINRPLNSFQTGKGMVRLSYSPQNQTPDQSKLLQILELESSLLEPLSPNPNRNSLSKLWQTYGEKVRSEEQFQVLLQKSWIPTLRAIIDEVYSEKGKESAEEYLRVLNTALPLLEEQVQIRSSEKLSGLYESLVSKYHSNGEAPESLSSLMIFHLASLLEKGTILLGMRKRKYVRDILPIFKKQLPEIPRSEWGENGIRS; this is encoded by the coding sequence ATGATATCTAAAGACCCGTTTCAATCTTTGTACAGAGAGCCCCTTCACGAGGGGAGAAAGGAAAAATTCTCTCCAGGAAAAAAGGGAGAAGGGCTCGGCTATTTTCTATTCCGAGAACTTAGGCTTTCCCGAATCGCGTTCGGTGGATATAGGATAGGCCTCGAAGATCCGGAACATAAGGAAGCTCTTCAACTTGCTCTGTATTCTGGAGTGAACGTCATAGATGTTTCGGCAAATTATGGAGATGGAGAGGCTGAAAGTTTAGTTGGCAAGGTGCTGGATGAAAATATCAAAAAAAGACAACTGAATCGAAAGGAAATTTTTTTAGTCACCAAAGCTGGATATATCCAAGGAAGGAATATGAAGCTTGTGGAAACTAAAGAAAAAGAGAAGGATCCTTTTCCGGAAATCACTTATTACCAACCTGGCTGTTATCATTGTATCTCTCCTGAATTTTTAGAGGACCAGTTAGAAAGGTCCAGAAAGCGACTTGGGCTTTCGACCATCGATGCATTCTTATTGCATAATCCTGAATATTTCCTAAGTCATTCCGAAAAGAAGGGAATTCCAAAAGAAGAAGCCCAAGCGGAATACTATCGTAGGATCAAAGAGGCGTTTCAATTTTTAGAGAAGGCCAGAAAAGAAGGGAAAATCCAATTTTATGGAATTTCCAGTAATACATTTCCTCTGCCGGAAGAGGAATACACTCATACTTCTTTGTCGAAGTGCCTACAAATTGCGGAGAAAATTGCCGGAAAAGAAAATGGATTCGCAGTGGTCCAGTTCCCTGGCAATTGGTACGAGGACGGATTCCTTCGGAATCGATCGGAAGGGCAGAGTATCTTGGAAATCTGTAGGCACTTCGACCTTCTACCCCTAATCAACCGACCGCTCAACTCCTTCCAGACTGGAAAAGGAATGGTCCGACTGTCTTACTCGCCCCAAAACCAAACTCCGGATCAGTCGAAGTTACTACAAATCCTAGAACTCGAATCCTCTCTCTTAGAACCACTTTCTCCCAACCCGAATCGAAATTCACTTTCCAAACTTTGGCAAACCTATGGGGAGAAGGTCCGTTCCGAAGAACAATTCCAAGTCCTTCTCCAAAAATCCTGGATTCCTACCTTGCGAGCCATAATCGACGAGGTGTATTCTGAAAAAGGAAAAGAATCCGCAGAAGAATATTTGAGAGTTTTGAATACTGCTCTTCCATTATTGGAAGAACAAGTGCAGATCCGTTCCTCTGAAAAATTATCCGGACTATACGAAAGCCTCGTCTCTAAATACCATTCAAACGGAGAAGCTCCGGAAAGTTTATCTTCTCTTATGATATTTCATTTGGCTTCTCTTCTGGAAAAAGGCACAATTCTGCTTGGAATGAGAAAACGAAAATATGTAAGGGATATTCTTCCCATTTTCAAAAAACAACTGCCGGAAATTCCAAGGTCAGAATGGGGAGAAAATGGAATTCGATCCTGA